The Deltaproteobacteria bacterium region GAAATTGGCCACCTGTCTATCGCAATGTTATCATGAATATAAAAGGGGCATAAAGGCAGGGTATGCTAAATTTGAGACCTTCCCTATCTGGAATTTGTCCCTAAAGCATCCGGTAAATGTGGCCTATGAAGCGGCCACCGCGGATATTGGGGACTTTAATTTAATTGACCCCTTTCATCTGGAGGCCTATCAAAAGAGGGCAGTAAATTACAATCGTGACGTAGAGGTCTTTCCGGTTCTTAAAAGGATTCTGACGAAGATTACGGGGAATGAATCATTTTATCAGTCTCCCACAGATATGGGCGTTAACCGGGCCGGTTTTGCCATAACCGATGATGAGGCAGCCCAAGAGGCGGCCAAACAGGAAATCATCAGACGATATTTTCGATACAATTGCGAATACCGGATGGGTTTTGCAAATAGAGAGACTGTTCAGAGAGTTGAACTTTTCTTAAAGGATTTTAATCTGAGTCCCGAATCCAGGCCTGTTGTTGAGCCGGCACGCCGAGCCGCTCTCGAAGCGCAACAGCGTGATAAGGGCAACGAGGGCATTTATTGCGGCGCAGCCATACAGTTGAAAGACGGTATGATTATTACGGGCAATAATTCCACTCGCATGCATGCTGCCTCAAGCCTGGTTTTACATGCAATTAAACATCTGGCAGGAATTCCTGAAAAGATAAAGTTGTTACCCCCCTATATCACTGATTCTGTGGGGAAACTTAAGATGGAAATCATGAATGAAAAGGCCCTTAGCCTTGATTTGGATGAGGCCCTTATCGCCCTCAGCATCAGCGCCACAACAAATTCGGCAGCTCAATTGGCTTTAGAGCAATTGAAGGAACTTCAGGGCTGCGAAGTCCATATGACCCACATGCCCACACCTGGTGATGAGGCAGGTTTAAGACGTCTAGGTGTAAACCTGACCAGCGACCCGAATTTTTCAACCAGCAACCTCTTTATACCTTGAAGGGAGAGGGAGTTTTAAACCCACTAACCGGTCAGCCGCTTCAAGGCCTCCAGGTATCGCTCCCTCGTCTTGGCCACGATCTCCGGCGGCAGCGGAGGGGGAGGTGGGCTCTTATCCCAGGGGAGGGTAAGGAGATAATCCCGCAAGAACTGTTTGTCGAAGCTGTGCTGAGGTCCTCCCGGTCGATATCCCTTGGCGGGCCAAAAGCGGGAGGAATCAGGGGTGAGGAGCTCATCGATGAGGACGAGCTCACCATCCCGCAGGCCGAACTCCATTTTGGTATCAGCGATGATGATCCCCTTGGCCTCAGCTATGCGGCGGGCCCGCCCATATATCCTGAGACTGATCTTGCGCAACCTTTCGGCCAATCCTTCCCCTACCCTCTCCTTCATCTCCTCAAAGGTGATATTGATATCGTGGGTCCCCATCTCCTCTTTGGTGGCAGGGGTGAAGATGGAGGTGGCCAGAGGTGCTGCTTCGACTAATCCCTCCGGGAGCCTTATCCCGCATACCTCCCCTTTTTCCTGGTACTCCTTCCAGCCTGAGCCTGCCAGATATCCCCTGATCACACACTCAATGGGGATGGGTTCGGCGCGGTTAACCAGCATGCTCCGCCCCTCCAATACCTCCGCATACCTGCGGCACTGCGGGGGGTAATCCTCCACGCGGGTGGAGATCAGGTGATGGGGTATCAGGTCCTCCATCTCCCGGAACCAGTAGGCGGAGATCTGGGTCAGGATCCTCCCCTTGTCAGGTATGGGATCGGCCATGACCACGTCGAATGCAGACACCCTATCGGTGGCCACGATTAAAAGCTTGTCACCCACCTGGTAGACGTCCCTCACCTTTCCCCGCTTGAGCAGGGGAAGGCCGGGAAAATGGGTATCTAAGATGACCTCCTTCACCTGGAATCGCTCCCTACCTTGGGGACTGACATACTTCCGTTCATCAGAAAAAGGACCTGGGCATGGGGCCCCTTCTCCTTTATGGCCGCCCTGAGGGCTTCCTGAAGGTCGCCCCATGGCCTAATAAAGGCCCTTTCCAGGATCGACGGATCCAGATCTGTCATCCCCCAAATACTTGCCGTCATGGCCAGCTCGGCGATCTTGGCCGCCTTGTGGTCTCCTAGGTGATAATCGCTGCCGATAAAAGAAAAAACCTTCCCAGGGGTCTCCGCTCGGCTCAAGAGTCTGTAAAATCCCTCATTTCCGATACCCATACGGCAGCGGGAGACCAAGATAAGGATCCCGCCCTCCTTGAGGGCCAACTTCCCATGCTCCAGGGCCTTCTGGGATTGATAGAGGTCGATGTCCATGGGGTAGGGGGCCACCGTCACCACCACCTCGGCCCGCTCCCGAACCTCCACGGAGAAGACCTCATCGGCCTTTTCCACCGCCGCCGCAAAGGTCCTCCCCAAGGAGCCACAAAAGGCGGCATAGATGCGATGGGAACGGTCCAACACCAACTGGAGGGAATAGATCTCCTTTCCCTGGAGGGATCCCATGGCCTCGACCAGATCCTCGTGGATGGGGTTTCCCCTCAAGGCCAGGGGGGCTGCTTCCTTCTGCATAGCCAGACGATGGTTTTGTTCTGTGGACTGGTATGCAGCCACCCCCGGAAAGAAGGACTTTCTTCCCCCTGTATAACCGGCGAAATAGTGAGGTTCCACCGAAGATATGGCCACCACCTTGTGAGCCTCGACTACCCGTCTGTTGAGGTAAAGCTGTGTCCCCCGGGAGGTGACCCCTAAAGGAACCATCTCGGACTCCTTCCTGGCGTCGTGGACCAAGATGTATTTTTTAAATACCTCGCCCCAGCGGCCAAAGATCTGCCGAAACTCCTCGGAGGTGGGAGGACGGTGGGTGCCGGTTGCCATGAGAAATTGTAGGGGATGTCCCTCTATCTCTCTAGAAAGGAGGTCGAGGACGCGCGCCGTGGGGGTGGGACGGGTGGCGTCGTTGACCAAAAAAAGGACCTGGCAGCCATCGGCCAAGAAATCTCCCAGTATCCCGACATCGATGGGGTGTTCCAGGCTCTCCTCCAAGACCTCTTTATCCTCTCGCTGCGGGACTTCATTGGGGGAGATGACCCCTGTCAAGTTCTCATCGGGGACATCGACCAGGAGCCAGCTCTGCCCATAGGGTACCCTGATCTCCATTACTCCACCTTCAGGCTACGCATGCGGTTGATGGCCCCGGCCATTTCAAAGATCCTGGGCATGGCGAGGTTACCCACCTTGTAGGGGAGGAGGCAGTCGAGCCCCCTCTCCTGCACATCCCTCATCACCAACTCCATTCCCTCCTTTAAGGAGCCAGACCGATGCAGGCATTTCTCAGAGTAGTAATGGATCATCAGGCCGATGACCCTGGTCTGACTCATATCCACCAACTGTTCAAGATAAGAGAGGTCTATGCTGGTGGTCCCGTAGAGGATGGTCCTGAGTCCCTTGGCGTCTATCTTGACCTCCCTTTTGCCCCGGCTAGGGTCAAAGCTGGTGCTCAGGGGACGCCGTGGGGTAACTTCACCAAAGGCATCCCCCCCTTCGTCCTTCCTGCGGCTGGCGTGCTTGGCGGCGATCTCCTTGGTCTGCTGGGTGACACAGAGGGGTTTGTAGTTGTCCATCATGATGACGGTATCAGCCACATCGAAGTAGTCACCAGAACCCCCCATGACCAGGATGGTGGAGACCCCTAGATCGACATAGAGCTTATGCACCTTATCAACGAAGGGGGTGATGGGCTCCTTATCCTTGGCCACCAACTCTTGCATCCGTTCATCCCGCACCATGAAGTTGGTGGCCGAGGTGTCCTCATCGATCAGCAGGACCTGGGCCCCAACCTCCAAGGCCTCCATGATGTTGGCTGCCTGAGAGGTGCTACCGCTGGCGTTGTCGGTGGAGAACCTCACAGTATCCTTGCCGAAG contains the following coding sequences:
- a CDS encoding DUF1846 domain-containing protein; the protein is MTISTVFDNERYIKEQTAEILERVKKFNNKLYLEFGGKLLYDYHAARVLPGYDPNIKMRLLQQLKEKADILLCIYAGDIERKKIRADFGITYDSDALKIIDDLRDWGLSVLGVVITRYDNQPAANLFKNMLERRDVKVFTHRFTKGYPTDVDLIVSDEGYGANEYIKTQKPLVIVTGPGPGSGKLATCLSQCYHEYKRGIKAGYAKFETFPIWNLSLKHPVNVAYEAATADIGDFNLIDPFHLEAYQKRAVNYNRDVEVFPVLKRILTKITGNESFYQSPTDMGVNRAGFAITDDEAAQEAAKQEIIRRYFRYNCEYRMGFANRETVQRVELFLKDFNLSPESRPVVEPARRAALEAQQRDKGNEGIYCGAAIQLKDGMIITGNNSTRMHAASSLVLHAIKHLAGIPEKIKLLPPYITDSVGKLKMEIMNEKALSLDLDEALIALSISATTNSAAQLALEQLKELQGCEVHMTHMPTPGDEAGLRRLGVNLTSDPNFSTSNLFIP
- a CDS encoding phosphoribosylaminoimidazolesuccinocarboxamide synthase, whose amino-acid sequence is MKEVILDTHFPGLPLLKRGKVRDVYQVGDKLLIVATDRVSAFDVVMADPIPDKGRILTQISAYWFREMEDLIPHHLISTRVEDYPPQCRRYAEVLEGRSMLVNRAEPIPIECVIRGYLAGSGWKEYQEKGEVCGIRLPEGLVEAAPLATSIFTPATKEEMGTHDINITFEEMKERVGEGLAERLRKISLRIYGRARRIAEAKGIIIADTKMEFGLRDGELVLIDELLTPDSSRFWPAKGYRPGGPQHSFDKQFLRDYLLTLPWDKSPPPPPLPPEIVAKTRERYLEALKRLTG
- the larA gene encoding nickel-dependent lactate racemase yields the protein MEIRVPYGQSWLLVDVPDENLTGVISPNEVPQREDKEVLEESLEHPIDVGILGDFLADGCQVLFLVNDATRPTPTARVLDLLSREIEGHPLQFLMATGTHRPPTSEEFRQIFGRWGEVFKKYILVHDARKESEMVPLGVTSRGTQLYLNRRVVEAHKVVAISSVEPHYFAGYTGGRKSFFPGVAAYQSTEQNHRLAMQKEAAPLALRGNPIHEDLVEAMGSLQGKEIYSLQLVLDRSHRIYAAFCGSLGRTFAAAVEKADEVFSVEVRERAEVVVTVAPYPMDIDLYQSQKALEHGKLALKEGGILILVSRCRMGIGNEGFYRLLSRAETPGKVFSFIGSDYHLGDHKAAKIAELAMTASIWGMTDLDPSILERAFIRPWGDLQEALRAAIKEKGPHAQVLFLMNGSMSVPKVGSDSR